The genomic interval GAGGTGAAGCGCAAGCGTTCAAAGAACTCGCAGGAGGACAGGTGAGCTCAGAGAACAGCAGCACAAGGCTGAATCCTAACTCACACTTCAGTTAACATCTCACATTGTCGTCAAGCATTATTTCGAAATACGAGTTGAGGGCTCAACTCAAGATTAAGCGGTTCTATAATATCCGGCCTTGATGTGTAGACGAACTGTATCTGCCTCTGGTGCTTGTTGCTCAGTTGTTGTTTTTGGTTTCAGTGAGGATTCTGATGAAAAACTCTCAAAATCCAAAAATGATTCAGCAGGTAAGCCATTCTGGTTTATTAACAATATTATGTTTGTTAAATCTTCATTTCTGATAAATCTATGATGCTAAGGTTATAGGGGTTTGGGTCTAACTAGGTGTATGGGCTATTGAAAGGGGACTAGGGATAGGAGATGTTTTGGGACCGTGCTAGTGGTGAATGTTTCTGTTTGGGTGCAGATGACTTTGGTAGTGATGAAGGCAATGACtttggagaggaggatgaggaggatggagggagtgaCTTTGAAGCTAAACAAGGGAAAAAGGGAAAAACAGCCAAAGTGGCAAAGCCCACCAAGAGAACCCCCAAGAGAAAACGACCTGCAGGTAAGACTcatacactgaggtgtgtgtgtgccagttaTAACGACTGTGTTATAACCTGACTACATCTTTCTGTGTGTAGATGACAGTGATGAGGAGGGGAGTCGTAAGGTGCGTACGGTGCGCCAGGCTGCCACCAAGGCCGTGTCCAAACAGAGAGAGATCCTGCTGGGAGACGGAGGCAGCGAGGACGAGGAACGCCAAGACCAAGAGGAGGCCTTCCCAGACCGTAAGTCAACCACTCAAAACGGACCCACTTGGACCATAAGTCAACCACTCTACACTATAGTCCTACTGACACAACCACAAAAATGTACACTGAAACTTTAAGTTATACACACAGCACTGAGCCGGCCTACATGGATCGTAAGTGAATCACTCAATATTACATCGCGCGTATATCAACCACAGTGCTTTACAAACTATAAATAAACCACATGAATAGTTTTCATGGAGCGTAAATTAAACCAATATGGAAAGTGACATTTGTCGGGTGAAATGACCAATAATCACTAgctcgtccccctctcctctctagctgATGAGTCGGGCAGTGATGAAGACTTCAtggttgaggatgatgatgatagtgactACGGCCGCTCCAAGAGCAAGAGGAGCAGCAAGAAGGTGATCAGACGGAGCAGgccggagaggaaggagaagaaatCCCCCAAACCAAGACTAAAGGCCACCGGTAGGACTGCTCAATATGAATCAATCACCCATATCCTTCAGAACTAAAAGCATAGGTTGTTGTACAGGCTGTTTTTCGATAAAGGTTTTGTATCCTCCCAGCCTCAAAACATAATTGAATGAATGTGTAtctctaactgtgtgtgtgcctctcccAGTGACCCCCAGCCCAATGAAAGGAAAGGGTAAAGGTCGCCCAAGCGCCGCCAAGGCCCCGGAGAAGAGCTCGCccaaagaggaggaagaggaggagccagagagccctctggaggaggaagaggaggaggaggaggaggtggtgaagaAAGACTCCTCCCCCGCTCCCAAGAAAACAAAGGAGGCACCTGGGAAGGAGAAGAAGGAAGacgccgaggaggaggaggaagaggaggacggtTCGGAAGAGGACGCACCCTCTGGGGAAGACTAGCCCCACAGAagttccacctctctccccttccaCGTCTTTCTCTCTTAACcttatgttttttgttttgtttctcttgGTTTAGAGGGTTTTATTTCGGTTTCCGTGGTGGCCTGGCTCAATGGTTTGAACCTCGTGGTTTTGTTGTTTAGTGTTAGTTTTTATCTTCCcctaatgaatgaatgaatgactgactgactgaggacaGTGTCTGTGCATGAGAACATGTATACCACCATATGGCTGTGAGGGATGGAAGGGAAGAAATTGTGAGATTTGACTCTCTGTCCCATCCCCCCCATCACTGTCTGCTCTGCTCAGCTTCACCTCCACTGGCTCACCTTTCCTCACATTTCTCATCTCCTTCTCTGCAGTGGCTGCATTAGTCTTTCCTACACAAGTCTGTGTGAATATCAGAAAACAGTTTCTTTCGGCTTTGTTAGTT from Salvelinus fontinalis isolate EN_2023a chromosome 18, ASM2944872v1, whole genome shotgun sequence carries:
- the LOC129815587 gene encoding nuclear ubiquitous casein and cyclin-dependent kinase substrate 1-like yields the protein MSRPVRNKKVVNYSQFQESDDADEEYGRNSDKPKKPRAAPREVKRKRSKNSQEDSEDSDEKLSKSKNDSADDFGSDEGNDFGEEDEEDGGSDFEAKQGKKGKTAKVAKPTKRTPKRKRPADDSDEEGSRKVRTVRQAATKAVSKQREILLGDGGSEDEERQDQEEAFPDPDESGSDEDFMVEDDDDSDYGRSKSKRSSKKVIRRSRPERKEKKSPKPRLKATVTPSPMKGKGKGRPSAAKAPEKSSPKEEEEEEPESPLEEEEEEEEEVVKKDSSPAPKKTKEAPGKEKKEDAEEEEEEEDGSEEDAPSGED